In Solea senegalensis isolate Sse05_10M linkage group LG6, IFAPA_SoseM_1, whole genome shotgun sequence, one genomic interval encodes:
- the ears2 gene encoding probable glutamate--tRNA ligase, mitochondrial, with translation MSLLRRCFLRCDLNGAVAVRCLPCPGNRGASEHRRNATVRGYCSTVEEGEVRVRFAPSPTGFLHLGGLRTALYNYIFAKKYGGAFILRLEDTDQSRLVPGAAESIEDMLEWSGIPPDESPRRGGPVGPYLQSQRLDLYSQTAQELLKSGHAYYCFCSSQRLELLKKEALRSGQTPRYDNRCRHLRADQVQEKVAQGVPHVIRFRLEEGVEPFQDLIFGWNRHEVAQVEGDPVVIKADGFPTYHLANIVDDHHMRISHVLRGSEWLISTSKHLLMYSALGWKPPTFGHLPLLLNKDGSKLSKRQGDIFIQSFQRDGVLPETLLDITTNCGSGFATSRMGRKIDELISEFNPSKITTHSALLDLEKLPEFSRIHLQQRIDDDEQCLSLIKDLQAQIRQTFAAEIHDEDVLHEDYIRRVLCLRKGHISSLKELVSPEYSYLWVRPSFSSQQVTSLTTEAQHIASLVLKLIEERREQLNLNLDQLSKDLKTLSKQTKATKYREVMKLLRLALSGLQQGPSVAEMMVSLGPAEVSHRFQKLLLLSGTTS, from the exons ATGTCGTTGCTGAGGCGGTGTTTTCTGCGGTGTGACCTGAACGGTGCCGTGGCCGTGAGGTGTTTACCGTGTCCCGGGAACAGGGGGGCGAGTGAACACCGGCGAAACGCCACCGTTAGAGGATACTGCTCCACGGTCGAGGAGGGTGAGGTGAGGGTGAGGTTTGCGCCCAGTCCCACAG gtttCTTACACCTTGGCGGTCTCCGAACTGCTCTCTACAATTACATCTTTGCAAAGAAGTATGGAGGCGCCTTCATCCTGCGACTGGAGGACACAGATCAGAGCAGACTGGTGCCAGGAGCAGCGGAGTCCATCGAGGACATGCTGGAGTGGTCTG GTATCCCTCCAGATGAGAGTCCTCGTCGAGGCGGGCCGGTGGGTCCATATTTGCAGTCTCAGAGATTAGACCTGTACAGTCAGACGGCTCAGGAGCTTTTGAAGAGCGGTCACGCCTACTACTGTTTCTGCAGCTCACAGAGACTTGAGCTGCTGAAAAAAGAGGCTTTGAGGAGTGGACAGACTCCAAG GTATGACAACAGGTGTCGTCACCTTCGGGCCGATCAGGTCCAAGAGAAGGTGGCTCAGGGAGTGCCTCATGTGATCAGGTTTCGCCTGGAGGAGGGCGTCGAGCCTTTTCAGGATCTGATCTTTGGATGGAATCGTCATGAGGTGGCTCAG GTGGAGGGAGACCCTGTGGTCATCAAAGCAGACGGTTTCCCCACCTATCACCTCGCCAACATCGTGGACGATCATCACATGAGGATCAGCCATGTCCTGCGAGGCTCCGAGTGGCTCATCTCCACCTCCAAGCATCTCCTCATGTACAGCGCTCTCGGATGGAAACCGCCCACCTTTGGACACCTGCCGCTTCTCTTGAACAAAGACGGGAGTAAACTGTCCAAGAGGCAGGGGGACATTTTCATCCAGAGCTTCCAGAGAGACGGCGTCCTGCCCGAGACTCTGCTGGACATCACCACCAACTGTGGGTCTGGATTTGCCA CCAGTCGAATGGGCAGGAAGATTGACGAGCTGATCTCTGAGTTTAATCCTTCAAAGATCACAACTCATTCAGCTTTGTTAGACCTGGAAAAACTACCAGAGTTCAGCAG GATCCACCTGCAGCAGCGGATTGACGACGACGAGCAGTGCCTCTCACTGATCAAAGACCTGCAGGCTCAAATCCGCCAGACCTTCGCAGCAGAGATCCATGATGAAGACGTCCTACATGAAGATTACATCCGGCGGGTGCTGTGTCTTCGCAAG GGTCACATTTCCTCCTTGAAGGAGCTCGTAAGTCCTGAATATTCTTACCTGTGGGTACGTCCTTCCTTCTCCAGCCAGCAGGTGACATCACTCACAACCGAAGCCCAGCACATTGCCTCATTGGTGCTGAA ATTAATAGAAGAGCGACGTGAGCAGCTGAACCTGAACCTGGATCAGCTCAGTAAGGATCTGAAGACTTTGTCCAAACAGACCAAAGCCACAAAGTACAGAGAAGTGATGAAGCTCTTGCGTCTGGCTCTCAGTGGTCTGCAG